The following is a genomic window from Culicoidibacter larvae.
GTTCTATAAGTCATTCTGTTCACTCTCCTTGATTTCATATAGGTTAATTCTATCTATAAGATCCTCATGAACTAGTATAGTTAACTTGGCTGGGTATGCAAATTTTATTTTGCTTATTTTAAAGGTCCAAACCATAATTTTTAATAATTCTTCTATACTAATTTCTTCAAAACCATTTTTAAACCTTGTAATTCCTGCACCAAAAATCGGTACAGTAACTGAACGTTGTGCATATAAACGATTTACTTCATTCCAAAAAGTTAGCAGAAAATTAACATACTCTTGAATTGTTATCTCGGCTTGAAAATCAGAGTTAAACCGACTAAAAGCCGTAAAGATAAATTCATTTTGTACTAATATGCAACTCCCTAGCTTATACCGAATACTTTTCCCCGGAAATCTATTAATGTCTTTCTCAACAATATTCTTAATTAGTTT
Proteins encoded in this region:
- a CDS encoding macro domain-containing protein, with the protein product MKVQFLDKNLLKQFARYCGVITTIISFLIIFYDIPPNSKILVFGTIIILLLLIYIVLWITANIRRSIILKIGSTTVEIKPGDIFQVKDLKAIAFNEFFDTQVDDKVIASASLNGQVLINHISDIPKLDEQILNDEKLIKNIVEKDINRFPGKSIRYKLGSCILVQNEFIFTAFSRFNSDFQAEITIQEYVNFLLTFWNEVNRLYAQRSVTVPIFGAGITRFKNGFEEISIEELLKIMVWTFKISKIKFAYPAKLTILVHEDLIDRINLYEIKESEQNDL